The genomic window GCCGTCGGCGCGCACGCCACCGTCATCGAGCTGGAGGGCCCCGCCGAGGAGCGCGCGGCGGTGGAGGCCGGCGGCCACGCGGCCGTGCCGGCGCTCTTCGTCGGGGGCGCTCCGGTGGGCGGCCTGGAGGGCCTCATGGGGCTCCACCTCAGCGGCCTCCTCGTCCCACGCCTCCGAGAGGTCGGAGCCCTCCGCGCCTAGCTAGCAGCTGCTGGATCCTCTCCTCCCCATCTCCGGCGACTCTCTTGCACGTGTGTGTGCACgcttcgtcttcgtcttcgtctccGTGTATGTACATATGGAAACCATGAGCTTTGTAATTTCAAGACTATCAAGGGTGTGGAGTGAGAAACAACAGGATAAATAAGCTGTACCGCACGGGTGGGAAAGACAACGAGATGAACTCTAGCGGGGGTGTTGTGACAAAAAAGGTTGGACCTAAATGTGATTATTACCTTACTTAGGACTACTCCAGCTGTGTTGAGTTTCGCAGACATCATCAGCAACTTAGCTGTTTGAAAAGCCCCTCTTTGCTTGCCCACTTGTTTAAAATCTTGCTTCTGTTTTGTCCTGGTGTGACGTTCTTTGTTTGGCGCTAATTAACTAGTGATCACCCCACATGATTGCCGTATAATCATACTTGGAAGCCGATTACTCTATGGCAGGGAGATAACATATTCAAGTACCGGGGTGGGGGGTGGGTAATGAAGGGGGACGTCAGCACGAACTTGGAACCCTAATGGCTGCTTTGCCCGGCAATGATCGAAATGCGCATCAGTCTCGCTCAGTACGGCGGAACTTCAACCACAAGCTGTGAATGGCAAGGGTTGGACCTAGCAAGCCTAGCATACAAGTATAGAACCAATATTGAGGTCAGATGAACTGAATGAAACTTGTCAAATCCTTTCTAAGAGTAGCACCTCCTTTTTCTGAATTTAAGACTGGCCCTTCATTAGTGGTACTCCTAGATGATAGATGATACTGTAAGGGCATGTTTGgtttcaaataagtcaccaacttataagtcgaaaagtggaAAAAATAACTTATTTTGTCAAACgtacccaacttataagtcaccccaacttagggcctgtttggtttcaataagtcacctcacttataagtcaggtgacttaaaaccagtgacttataagtcacgtctgtttggttgtcacctgacaCATTTTTCCACACCAATCAACATCATGCAGGTGATGGGACCCATgcaaaagggggtgacttataagttttaagttggggtggagcaacttatgacttataagttggggtgacttataaatCGGGTCTGTTTAACAAAATAAGTCatttttttcacttttcgacttataagttggtgacttatttggaaccaaacagacCCTTATAAGTCATAAGTTTCACCCCaatttagggcctgtttggttccaaataagtcaccaacttataagtcgaaaagtgaaaaaagtgatTTATTTTATCAAACATACCCGACTTATAAGTCCCCCAAACTTATAAGTCATAAATTGCTCCATCCCAACTTAAAAtttataagtcacccccttttgcATAGGTCCCATCACATGCATGATGTGGATTGATGTGGGAAGGTGTGTcaagtgacttataagtcacgtgacaaccaaacaggcgtgacttataagtcactgattTTAAGTCACCTAACTtataagggcctgtttggttccaaataagtcaccaacttatagtcgaaaagtgaaaaaagtgacttattttgctaaacagacccgacttataagtcacccaacttataagtcataagttgcttcaccccaacttaaaacttataagtcaccctctTTTACATGGGTCCCACCACCTGCATGATGTTGATTGGTGTGAAAAGGTGTGTCAGgcgacttataagtcaggtgacaaccaaacaggcatgacttataagtcactggttttaagtcacctgacttataagtcactggttttaagtcacctgacttataagtcaggtgacttattggaaccaaacaggcccttcaGGTGACTTATTTAGAATCAAACAggccaacttataagtcataagttgctccaccccaacttaaaacttataagtcacccctttTGCGTGGGTCCCACCACATGCATGATGTGGATTGATGTGGGAAGGTGTGGTCAAAGTGACTTATAAGTAGGTGACAACCAAATagacctgacttataagtcactggttttaagtcacctgacttataagttggtgacttatttggaaccagaCATACCCTAAAACTTATAAGTCACTTCCTTTTGTGTGGGTCCCACCACCTACATGATGTGGAttgatatgaaaatatatgatcaggtgacttataagtcagatgacaaccaaacagacgtgacttataagtcactggttttgagtcatctgacttataagtcaggtgacttattgaaaCGACATAGACCCTAAGCTATGAAGCTAACCCAGAgagtctttttttcttttctgttccgCGAATGATTTGTGGTTCCCCATTGCCTTAACTGTTACGGAAATGCGAGTTAGAGTTAAAAAATAATTGCGGGGGTGAGATAGAATATTAAATCATTTACACGGTAAACTGTTAAATTTTTACTACTACTAACACGGTGAAATAACAAGCTCACctgacttatatatatatatatatatatatatatatatatatatatatatatatatatattcactcTATGATCTTGTTATTTCACCGTGTTAAAGTGCACAGTGGCGCTAAAGTGAGCGGGAGCGTAGAAAAGCTAATCATGCGCTCCGGTCAGATCGCGCTATCCGCTCAACCAAACCAGCAGAATTCTTTCCACCTGCTAGTAAAAACTTTAGTAAAGTATCGTAAAACAATAAAAATGGTTACCAGATGTATGGACCGGTTCCCCGCTCGGCCAACCTGCTCGTAAAACTTCTCGTAAATATGGTAACAAAATTAAAGTAGTTACTATATGCATGCACGAGTCCTTTTGTTCCACCAAATCACACCTTTTTTTTCTACCACGTGATAGTAAAACATTCAGTAGATATAGTAACGGAATTAAAGTTGTTATTATATGCATGCACTGAGTCCTTGGATCCACTACATTAATCCATCCTTTTCTTCCTCATGCTAGTAAAACATCTAATGAATATAGTAATTAGTTACTATATGCATGCGCAAGTCCTTCGGTCCACCAATCATGTCTCGCATTCACCCCATGCCTCATTTTACTGGAAGTTTACTACTGATTTCTTGCCTAATCATTAGTAGTAACAGGTAAGTACACATGATTACCACATATAGTGAAACTTTTACGACTAGGCGGGAGGATCGCTGGTTTAGTTTGCACGCGCCCTGGTTTGTGGCTCCATGTTGTACGCGCTGTACGACCGGAGCGCAGGATTACTCATTATGCGCTCAGGCTTACTTTAGcgcgtctatatatatatatatatatatatatatatagacacacacactacCTCGTCATGTAGTATAAAATAGCTTTTCGTAATGTGAAATAACAAAATAATGGCGGGGTGAGATAGTACTCCTTCCATTTCGTAATGTAGTACGCCCACGCTTTTTAAGGTTTAtgtttgatcataaatttaaccaacgtgAACAACTACGACGGAGCACGTTCTAAATAATACATATACAAGAAGTGCGGAGAAGTATTTTACCTATACACGAAGGCGACGACGACGAAGCATGAatggttagagcatctacaaccacataTAAAAAAGCTAGGGTTCCTCTTGTCTCCCGTCGGCGCCGTCGCCAGTGCGCCCGTCTTCGGTGGCCATAGGGTCATGAAGGCAGAGTGGATCTCGGCCTTTACTGGTGGGAGGGCTATATTTTTACATCTATTTTcgagttttattagggtttgtgttctactcaggaagacgagacggcggtgactccctgaagatggaataaaggtctcctcgTCTAGTCCCCGTTCCGGCGATGCGTCTAGCAttgtcggtgggcgtgtggaggtgtgtctccgacggatctgtctttgatggatttgcttAGATTTGTTCATCGTTCGTCTATATTCATGTGtgttcaggttggatccttccgatctacactCTTCATCGACGGCGGGTGCTATactggtgcgttggttctatggggccttaacacgacgactttctgactgtctactacaacaaggtttgacCGGCTTCGACGAGGGAGGGACGATGACAGTGAtgcaccttcggctcgcttcagtgcttatagttgtcgctaggtggtttacgtatctggatgtaatttttattatttttaatgttCGATGTACTACcgtgattgaaaatgaatagattggaaattttcccgcaaaataaataaatctaCAGCCACATATAGTTAATTCGACCCTCAAACGTCGCGCATGCATCCTAAACTACCTCGCGTAAATCCCACACGGTAGTCCACATGGATGGTTAGAGTTAGTACATGTTTGTGCGCCATTTGCGGCCGTGTCGGACGCGGCCGGCGGGACGAGCGCTGGCCAGGATGTTGGTGCGCGTTCATGGGCGTCTACTATATCCTTTGCTGGTGCTTGGGGATGGGTCGTCGGACCTTGCTCTGGTGACCTCGCCTACGCTCATCGGCGCGCTGGGCAAGATGCATGCATTCTTGGTGATTGATGTGATGGGGAGGGCTTGAGGGAAGCTGGGGAAACCCTGTCTCGCTTCGTGCGAGCGGCGACGACGACACCCTTGGGCGCCGTTATCCTTGCCGAAGGCGTCGCTATATTGCTTCCCTCCTCCCCTCATGGTCTTTGCTCTGGAGAAATCCTTGCTCCCCTCGTGGGACAGACAATGGCGGCGATTTTCTCGTcgttgaccttcttggaggcattGTTTTGGAGCTGACTCGATTGCCGGGGCAAGCGGTAGCTTGTTCAGCGTTGCTTCGGAGTGAGATCTATGGACAGTGGCTTGATGCAGAGGGCATGGATGTGCAGCGGCAGCGGTGGATTTCTGGCTGGGCTGAGAGTCTCTTGTTGTGAGATGACGGTGGCCATGATCTCATCTGCAAGTGTGTGGGCAACAATGTCTGCCTATTGCATCATGGTATGGCGGTTTACCCCTCAGGCACATAGGCGAAGATGTGGTCCTCCACTGCTAGGTGATGGCCAAGATGGGACCGGCAATCTTGGATCTTCAGATCGGACGGCAACGACGAGTTTGTTTTGCTGCATGATTATGCCGCCAAGGACGAGGACGACGAAGCATGAGGATGGCGCGAAACTGTTGGAGCGTCCCGATTTGGGATTTGATGGTGTGGGTGGCCATCCTCCCTGATCTCTATTGCAAAGTGTGACGACGACCTTCATTGTTTGGAGTTCTTGGTGGCGGCCGGCTCTTGTCGTGGCTTGACTGTCTGCTTGTGCGAGCATGGGCTTTAGTAGCGTGGCACCACACGTCATGACCATGCTATGTATGTAGCTGCTGGGATCGCGGAAAGTGGTGGCGACATCATTACTGATGTCAAAAGATGATTGGTGCGGATATGGTTGCTGTCGTAGTTTGTTGATCACTGATTTGATCGCTTCGgagtatttttcttttttttagtccaCTAAGGCATAGCTTCGGTCATGTTTGACTTTGCTAGGTGCCGGTGTGATTTTCGTGTGTGTgcgttggtgttggctgtgtgcatcctaactatgcagaggtCGGATGTgggctcattgtgtttgtattcacttgatgcttcattttgagttaataaaatccaccctttatcgaaaaaaaataCATGTTTTATCTGACCGGTGAATTTTTCCGGTGTGTTTCACGGTCGACACGGGCCGTTGATTCTTACGTACGTTGCGTCGAGGAGAAGAAACGGGAGAGACGTAGAGTAAAGACGTGCGGTTGCCAACACTCAAAGACATTGCACGCGGCGGTGGCCTAGCCGCATCGGCTCCGAGCCAGCGATCCATGGCGTACGTCGCACGTGCCAGCCGCTTAATTCCCGGCGGGAAGTAAAATACGTACAGCTACGTGCAGCTGACGCGAAATTTCATACAGCGCCATGCCGAACGAGACAAGCTGCACACGATCCCACACTGTTCACCCGTGCACACAGTTTTACTACTCCTGCACCGCAGGACAGACATTTATTATTAGCCATCAAGCCATGGGCCGCTCTGAAAAACACTGCTGCTGCTCGTCTCGTAGTCGTCTTCTCCCGAGGAAAAAATGGCAGCAAACAATTGAATGTGACGGGCTCCTCATGTCAAGCCACGTAGAACTGTCAGAGAAATGTCTGGGGTGCTCCAAATTTCCAATTTCGTCTCATTGACACCGGTTGTCCGCTTCTGCGGGGCTCGGCGGACACTGTCAGAGTGTCAGCGTGCAACTCGTTTGGCATCTAGTATCGCGGAGTCCGTTTTATTTGATTTTTAACTGCGCGCGCATGGCCAGCGAGGCTCTCTCTAAGACTGTAACACGTACACTGTAACAAGTACAGTAATCTATTCCTGGTAGTACGAGCCCCTGTGCAACAATACTGTAAAGTTTTGCATCATCATCACTTGCATGATTCAACAGATCTGATTCTGATCGATATGTATATAACCTGGTGATGTGAGCCTCGCGGATCGCCCACCGATTCCTGCCCGCCCCCCGTACATGCAAAGCCGGCGCCTGGGATTCCTCCACTTGCATGCTCCAATCGCTCGGCCCCTACCGCTGCCTGCGTGTAAGAAGAGCGTCTACACCCGGACATAGCAAATATGACCCTTAAACGCCTGCACGCTCGGTCAAACCGTGCGTGTTCATTTTAAACCTCTATTTATCCGTCCGTGTAGTTATACTTTTTATTTTTCTGCTCATAAGTCCGGTCACTTGCACGTGATTGGTGaagatgaagagagaaaaataaaagaatgaataaagaaagagaaaatgtgGTCTAAGGTGAAGCCGCGTCCTATGTGATGGAATAGCCGGGCGTACCCGAGAGCGTGGGCAAGCCCTCATATCCTCCCCATATTTGAGATGAATATGAGGGTTCACGGATAGCTCGGGCGTATAGGGATGATATGAGGGGTCCGATTGGGTCACGACATATGGGGGATAGTTTGAGGCgtacggttgtagatgctctaagggcatctccaatagcAACTTGCAAATTTTCTTTCGCATCCGTCCGCGGGTACGGGAAGCAGCCATCCAACCATAGCTGCATGCATTCCTTCTTCCTTATTTTTTTTAAGTCCACACGATCAAATAGCCGCATGCAGCACTggttcaaattttaaaaagtttAAATATTACATCCATTACATCCCAAcattgtttttctttttcatcgCCCACTGATGCTCAATCGAATCTTCCTTCAGCTGCTCGTGAGTTGAtcgatgccgaatttgttgatgtATTTAaataaactcttcaaatgtggCCGGATTCTGGTCCAGAAGTTGcataggatcacccatgttctcaaattccagAGCTGCGGCAGCATCGTCACCCTCATtatcgatgatcatgttgtgcatgatcacacaacatgtcatcacctcccacaaggtttccggatcccattgtttagcaggtccatGAACAAGTGCAAAAACAGGCCTGCAGAACTCCAAATGCtctctcgacatcctttctagctgcTTCTTGTCTTTGGGAAAAGTGTGATTTTTTCTGAGCAACTGGGTTTGAGATGGTGCTGACAAAGGTAGACCAAGGAGGATCGATACCATCAACCAGATAGCAGCTCATGTTGTACTCATATCCATTGAcagtatagtggcaaggaggagcttttccTTCAGTCAGTCTCGTAAACATCAGCGATCGTTGCagcattgatgtcattgtgagactcTGGCATGCCAAATAAAgcgtgccaaatccaaagatccTGTGATACAActacttcaagaatgatggtgagcttcttaacatgaccctgatattgcccttgtaaagccttcgggcagtttttccatttccaatgcatgcagtcaagagatccaagcaaacctAGCCGTCCTCTTGCTTCTGAGATTGCCAAGAGCCTATCGGTGTCTACCACAGTTGGTTCTCTTAGGTACTGAGGTCCGAACACCTCGACCACGGCAGTTGCAAACTTGACCATGGCATCTCAGCATGTGCTCTCAGAAGCCAATCGTTCCCACGACGTCCTTCTTcaggatgaagtagtcatcataggaccGTATGCCATGGTACAAACGATCGAAGATAGTCGTGCACATCAGAAAACACCGGCAAAAATGCTCAGCAGATAGTGCATCGGGGGCAAAGTAGTCGGCCATCAGTGTAGAATGGCCACGTGCCCTGTtgcggttgagcacttgatgacccttgatcgagcccctgaaattgagaacatgctcctccgcaCACTCCATGTCTTCAAGGACCGCTTACATCATCACCGTCTCATCGGAGTACTGCTCCTCGTCAGATGAGCCATCATACAACTCAACATACCGCTAATATATGTACTCCAAATCAGAATCCATTGCTAGAAAGAAGAAGGGACAACTGTTTTTAGCTCCGGCGATTCATCGAACAGTTGTCGAGCATGGTGAGAATAGTAGTAGCGGATGGTACCTGGTGGGGCGATCGGAGGACATGGTTTGAACGGAGACAAAGGAGGGAGGATGGAGTCACGGGGTTCgggaagggttttgggtgggcTAGGGCTGTCGGATTCCTACGTTTCGCATGTCCGGACTCTCAAAGCTCCCCCacttttgtctccggtttgcgggagaaatcacGTCCGGACCGCCACGCAGACCGTTACAGGCCCGCGTTGGATAGCTTCCGTGGTCTGGACAGCGTGGTCCGAACGCATGCGGGCGGTTTGCAGGTCCGCCTTAGAGATGCCCTAACTGATGTGCACTATTATATGTTAATTCCATTTCAAAAAATTGCCTCAAATATATCTTGATACGGATTTTAGTGTCTAGACACAGATGTATCAACATAACTAGGTACATtcgtatctagaaaaatctaaaaCAAGATATTTAGAAAGAAAGGAGTAGTTACAAAAAAGGGTTTTGTTTTGCTAGCCCTCGGTGGCTTGAAATTCCAAATCGCACTACTCATTGTTGCGGGAAGAAGAGATAGCACCTGTGGCCAAGTCGGAGATGACGCGTCCGGCCATGGAATACCTCGCCAAGAGCGAGTCAGAGCCATGATGACGCGGTGTTGCGGGCAGAGGCGAGTCACAGTTTTGACATCTGTAGTTAGTTTTTTTACTTGGATTACTCTCGGATTAGGCCCGAACTCAAGGCGGCCATAGCGAGGGCTCATATGGGGAGGCCAGAGGGTGTGGGGATGGGCTTGGGGAGAGGAGGCACAAGATGAACGATACATTGAAGAAAACAGTTGAAGGAGGAAGATGAACGGTATATGGAAGAAAAATATTGAAGGAAGAAGATGAATATGAGCCCTTGGATTTCAATTGTATGACTAATAATGGAATTCTTTTTTTGCGGGCTCAATAAAGAAGGGAATTGAGTAACTTGTCGGGgggtgctacttgtgagttgcgttgagatttccccaaagaggagatgatgatgtagtacaatag from Triticum aestivum cultivar Chinese Spring chromosome 3B, IWGSC CS RefSeq v2.1, whole genome shotgun sequence includes these protein-coding regions:
- the LOC123068887 gene encoding monothiol glutaredoxin-S2, translating into MQAVAGIRRGLTIDPAGEEEAPAQRFGRLVRESPVVIFARRGCYMAHVMKSLLAAVGAHATVIELEGPAEERAAVEAGGHAAVPALFVGGAPVGGLEGLMGLHLSGLLVPRLREVGALRA